Part of the Paludisphaera borealis genome, ACGTCCGCGGCGCATCAAGGACGGGCGGAGGCACCGGCAGCCGCGCCGTTGTCACAAACGGCTGCCGATGCAAATCGCGGGCCGCGCGGGCGGCCTCGCCGGCTCCGATCCGCTCAGAGGCCGGCTTGAAGAACCTTCTCGACTTCTTCGAGGCAGGCGCGGACGTCATCGACGGGGTTCTTTTCGTTCTCCTCGTACTCGACGGCCACCAGCCCCTTGTAGCCGTTGGCGTTTAGGACCCGGAGCAAGCCGTGCGTGTTGAGATCGCCCTTGCCGAGGATCGTGAAGTGCTGGGCGTCCTTGACGTCCTTGAGGTGGACGCCGTACACCCGCTTGCCGAAGACCTCGGCGGCGCGAACCGGATCTTCCTTCGAGCGGAGGAAGTGCCCGGTGTCGATGCAGCAGCCGATCTTGGCGTGGTGTTTCTCGATCGCCTTGGCGATGACGTCGATCTTGTCGTAACGGTGTCCCGGCCCGTGGTTGTGGATGCCGACGCCGATGTCGAACTCGTCGACCAGCTTGTCGAGATCGTCGAAGCTGTCCGGTTCGGGGTCGGCCGAGAGGTAGGAGACGCCCAGATTCTTGGCGAACTCGAACGCCTTGCGATTGGCCGGATCGCCCTTGCGGAACGGGATGACGCCGAAACCGATCGTTTCGACGCCGGCCGCGCTCATCTCATCCTTGATGAGCCGGATCTGGTCGAGGTCGTCGGTCATCGGAATGTGGGCCGGATAGGCTTCCCAGAAATGGACGCCGAGGTCGTGCGAGACGGCCAGCGCTTTGGCGCGGTCGGCTTTGCCGTCCTTCGTATAGCCGCGGAGCGAGTAGCTCTGGATGCCGATCTTGAAGGGGGCGGCCAGCGCGAGGAACTCCGGCAGGGCGGCGGACAACGCGAGCGCGGACCGGCCCACGGCCAGAGCGCCGGCGACTCCAAGGCCCCTGGTCAAGAGTTCGCGGCGCGACAGCGCCAGATGGCTTCGAGATGCTGCCATGATGCTTTGTGATCCTTTCAAGCCGTCGGCGACGGGCTTTCCAGATGGTCTCCAGGAAGGACGGGGCGGCCCCGTCGATTCTCCCAGGATGCGAGGCTAACCCAAGCTTCGGCGCGTCGCCAGAGCGAACCGCGCCGAACGATCGTCGTTCCACTGGCGCGTGTCGCTTGAGAGTATGGTCCGGGCTCGTGTATGATTCCCAATTGCCGCGAGAGCCGCCGTCCGGGACGAGCCGCTCCGCCGGCCGGCGATCCGTTCCGGCTCGTTTGGGCGCAGCCGGAGCGCGGCTCGTTGCGAATTCCGGGACCCGAGATCGAGGAGGAATCATGCCGCCTCTCCGCGACGATTACGGAACCTTGTTGCCCGTCGGCGGCGGCGATCCGATCCGCCTGGTCAAACCCGAACTGGTGATCGGCCGGCGGCCCGGCTGCGACGTCCGTCTCGATTTCGAGAACGTCTCGGGCAAGCACGCCTACCTCACCATCATCAACGGCATCTGGCACGTGCGCGACGGGGGGAGCACCAACGGCACCTCCGTCAACGGAGCGCGGCTCAACAGCCCGCACGCGATCATGCCGGATGACGAGGTCGGATTCGCCGACCACCTGTTCACCATCGACTATGTCCCGAGCGGGCCCGAGGCGCTCCTCGCGCGGCATAAAGTGCTCGACGACGACATCATCGACGAGCGCAAGCGGCATTCCCTGATGGAACTGGCCGGGCTTGACACCGACACCGACCGGCCAGCCCGGATCGTTCGCCCCAAGACCGCCCCCACGACGATCGAGCGGGCTTCCGCCGACGAGGTGGATTTCGACGACGAGGTGCCGGAGCACTTCAAGTCGAAGACCTCGCCCAAGCCCAAGAAGAAAAACGACGACGATGACGACGACTTCCTCAAGCTGATCGAGGAAGAAGTCGTTAA contains:
- a CDS encoding FHA domain-containing protein; translation: MPPLRDDYGTLLPVGGGDPIRLVKPELVIGRRPGCDVRLDFENVSGKHAYLTIINGIWHVRDGGSTNGTSVNGARLNSPHAIMPDDEVGFADHLFTIDYVPSGPEALLARHKVLDDDIIDERKRHSLMELAGLDTDTDRPARIVRPKTAPTTIERASADEVDFDDEVPEHFKSKTSPKPKKKNDDDDDDFLKLIEEEVVKPS
- a CDS encoding sugar phosphate isomerase/epimerase family protein encodes the protein MAASRSHLALSRRELLTRGLGVAGALAVGRSALALSAALPEFLALAAPFKIGIQSYSLRGYTKDGKADRAKALAVSHDLGVHFWEAYPAHIPMTDDLDQIRLIKDEMSAAGVETIGFGVIPFRKGDPANRKAFEFAKNLGVSYLSADPEPDSFDDLDKLVDEFDIGVGIHNHGPGHRYDKIDVIAKAIEKHHAKIGCCIDTGHFLRSKEDPVRAAEVFGKRVYGVHLKDVKDAQHFTILGKGDLNTHGLLRVLNANGYKGLVAVEYEENEKNPVDDVRACLEEVEKVLQAGL